In Paenibacillus guangzhouensis, a single window of DNA contains:
- the gnd gene encoding decarboxylating NADP(+)-dependent phosphogluconate dehydrogenase, producing the protein MLNTIGVIGLGVMGSNIALNMASKGEYVAVYNYTRDLTDKLVEKMDALTINPYYEIQDFVQSLEKPRKIFLMVTAGKPIDSIIASLLPFLESGDIIMDGGNSHYQDTERRYDELRPKGIGYLGIGISGGEVGALLGPSIMPGGDRDVYDKVAPILTKIAAQVNGDPCCVYIGPRGAGHFVKMVHNGIEYADMQLIAEAYAFLRERLGLSVSEVADIFETWNQGELKSYLIEITAEILRKQDALTGLPLIDVILDKAGQKGTGKWTSIQAIDNGIPTSIITESLYARYISSLKEERVIAESILASPNMDQMHLDKTLWINYVKQALYMGKVCAYAQGFTQYKMTSELYGWDLPLKDIALIFRGGCIIRAEFLNVISEAYEAQTDLANLLISPYFAEKVTAYQEALREIVCEGMRSGVALPCLSASLTYFDSYRTGMSNANLLQAQRDYFGAHTYERNDQPGVYHTDWQ; encoded by the coding sequence ATGTTGAACACAATTGGCGTCATTGGTTTGGGAGTCATGGGCAGTAATATCGCTTTGAACATGGCGAGTAAAGGGGAATACGTTGCTGTCTATAACTACACAAGAGATTTAACCGATAAACTGGTCGAAAAAATGGATGCTTTAACGATCAATCCCTATTACGAAATACAAGATTTTGTACAATCCCTAGAAAAGCCAAGAAAAATCTTTCTTATGGTGACGGCTGGCAAGCCAATCGATTCCATCATTGCTTCATTATTACCTTTTCTCGAGTCCGGCGACATCATTATGGACGGCGGCAATTCCCATTATCAAGATACGGAACGCAGATACGATGAATTACGCCCCAAGGGAATCGGTTATTTGGGGATCGGCATATCCGGTGGAGAAGTTGGTGCTCTTCTAGGGCCTTCGATTATGCCAGGCGGGGATCGAGACGTATACGATAAAGTCGCGCCCATTCTTACAAAAATAGCGGCTCAAGTGAATGGCGATCCTTGCTGCGTTTATATCGGTCCGAGAGGAGCAGGACATTTTGTAAAAATGGTCCACAATGGGATCGAATACGCGGATATGCAGTTAATCGCTGAAGCTTACGCCTTTTTAAGAGAAAGGTTAGGGCTGTCGGTGAGTGAAGTCGCTGATATTTTCGAAACATGGAATCAAGGGGAACTCAAAAGCTATTTAATCGAAATTACAGCAGAAATTCTAAGAAAACAGGATGCCTTAACGGGCTTGCCGCTAATCGATGTGATTCTGGATAAAGCAGGTCAAAAAGGCACGGGCAAATGGACGAGTATCCAAGCGATTGATAATGGGATCCCGACTTCTATTATTACAGAATCTTTGTATGCACGGTATATCTCATCATTAAAAGAAGAACGTGTGATTGCGGAGAGTATCTTAGCAAGTCCTAACATGGATCAGATGCATTTAGATAAAACCTTGTGGATTAACTACGTTAAACAAGCATTATATATGGGTAAAGTTTGTGCGTACGCGCAAGGGTTTACGCAATACAAAATGACTTCTGAACTTTACGGGTGGGATTTGCCTTTGAAGGATATTGCGCTCATTTTCCGCGGCGGATGCATCATTCGTGCAGAATTTTTAAATGTTATCAGTGAAGCTTATGAGGCACAAACAGATCTTGCCAATTTATTAATTTCGCCATACTTCGCCGAGAAGGTAACGGCATACCAAGAAGCATTGCGTGAAATCGTCTGCGAGGGGATGCGTTCCGGCGTTGCGCTGCCATGTTTAAGCGCATCACTAACTTATTTCGATAGTTATCGAACCGGCATGTCGAATGCGAACCTTCTGCAAGCGCAGCGTGATTATTTCGGTGCTCATACGTATGAACGAAACGATCAGCCAGGCGTCTATCACACAGACTGGCAATGA
- a CDS encoding metallophosphoesterase family protein, producing the protein MTTLQFREDRTFKIVQFTDIHIQRRDAKDEQTCALIGQIVDAEQPDLVVFTGDVIEAHHCGDHQLESFQMAVQVVEERQVPWTVVFGNHDTEVNITREQLMAHAMKNPNCLAVPGPASIAGVGNYCLEVLNAQGTPAALLYHLDSGSVSTVAHVDGYGWIDRSQIAWYEQESRAYTAKNGGTPLPALAFFHIPLQEYVTAWEQGDTVGDRFEQVCCPRINTGLFAAMVEMGDVMGTFVGHDHTNDYISTLHRIQLCYGRKTGYNSYSREGFLKGARVIQLEEGSREFKTWMRLEDGSVIVQEATTEVQKTLG; encoded by the coding sequence ATGACAACATTACAATTTCGTGAGGATCGTACATTCAAAATCGTTCAATTTACAGACATTCATATTCAGCGGCGTGACGCAAAGGATGAGCAGACCTGTGCGTTGATCGGCCAAATCGTCGATGCGGAGCAGCCAGATCTGGTCGTCTTTACAGGCGATGTCATTGAAGCGCACCACTGTGGAGATCACCAGCTAGAATCGTTCCAGATGGCTGTCCAAGTCGTCGAAGAGCGTCAAGTGCCATGGACAGTCGTGTTCGGGAATCATGATACCGAAGTCAACATTACACGGGAACAACTGATGGCGCATGCCATGAAGAATCCGAACTGCCTCGCTGTTCCAGGTCCTGCATCGATCGCCGGCGTCGGCAATTATTGTCTGGAAGTCTTGAATGCGCAAGGTACTCCTGCAGCGCTGCTCTACCATTTGGATTCCGGGAGCGTATCGACCGTCGCTCATGTCGATGGATACGGCTGGATCGATCGGAGCCAGATTGCTTGGTATGAGCAGGAATCCCGGGCCTATACCGCAAAGAACGGGGGTACGCCACTACCAGCCCTTGCATTCTTCCACATTCCGCTGCAAGAATACGTTACGGCATGGGAGCAAGGCGACACGGTGGGTGATCGGTTCGAACAGGTCTGCTGCCCTCGAATCAATACCGGATTGTTCGCTGCGATGGTAGAGATGGGGGATGTCATGGGCACCTTCGTCGGCCATGATCATACGAATGATTATATTAGCACATTGCACCGGATTCAGCTCTGCTACGGCCGTAAGACAGGATATAACAGCTACAGCCGGGAAGGGTTCTTGAAAGGTGCGCGCGTGATCCAGCTTGAGGAAGGCAGTCGCGAATTCAAGACATGGATGCGCCTCGAAGACGGATCGGTTATTGTGCAGGAGGCGACAACCGAAGTTCAGAAAACGCTTGGTTAA
- a CDS encoding MgtC/SapB family protein: MNTTYDPMIWHISNLEMTIRLLLALLLGGLIGLERELGGHSAGFRTHILVCLGSAAIALLSMYGFAAFSVDPNVRLDPARLAAQVISGIGFLGAGTILRTGLTISGLTTAASLWVVAAIGLSAGAGFYYGAGILTLLVVVSLFFLNKMEKRFSRAKATRQLVLKMARGSSSLNQVVDYLSDRGIQMNKLVVEKEEGEAAEHEGVLIVRLHLKLKRENRYEEVVVTLAGMEGIYGLETVGDSL, translated from the coding sequence GTGAACACAACATATGATCCAATGATTTGGCACATTAGCAATCTAGAGATGACCATACGATTATTGCTGGCCTTATTACTTGGCGGCTTGATCGGATTGGAACGGGAGCTTGGCGGCCATTCGGCGGGTTTTCGAACGCATATTCTAGTCTGTCTCGGTTCTGCTGCAATCGCATTATTGTCGATGTATGGCTTCGCAGCATTCTCGGTCGATCCGAATGTTCGTCTCGATCCCGCACGACTGGCTGCCCAAGTCATCAGCGGGATCGGATTTCTTGGTGCAGGGACAATATTACGGACGGGGCTGACGATCTCGGGACTTACAACAGCAGCTTCGCTATGGGTGGTGGCAGCAATCGGGTTGTCAGCTGGCGCGGGGTTCTATTACGGAGCAGGGATTCTAACGCTGCTCGTCGTCGTCAGCTTGTTCTTCTTGAATAAGATGGAGAAGCGTTTCTCGCGGGCCAAGGCGACAAGGCAATTGGTCTTGAAAATGGCTCGCGGCTCGTCGAGTCTGAATCAAGTTGTGGATTACTTGAGTGATCGGGGAATTCAGATGAATAAGCTGGTCGTAGAGAAAGAAGAAGGGGAAGCAGCGGAGCACGAGGGTGTACTGATCGTCAGACTTCATCTGAAGCTTAAGCGCGAGAATCGATATGAGGAGGTGGTTGTGACTCTTGCAGGGATGGAAGGTATATATGGACTTGAGACCGTAGGAGATTCCCTCTAA
- a CDS encoding ABC transporter ATP-binding protein: MSYIHIEAVRKTYEGQIVLKDIDFTIEEGEFLTMLGPSGCGKSTLLRAIAGLIPIDSGAIMVGGRNITPLSPKERQVGMVFQSYALFPNMSVFENIAFGLKMEKMTKRDYTPLVEEMIELIDLRGKENQYPAQLSGGQQQRVALARALVKRPKVLLLDEPLSALDAKIRRHLRHQIRDIQRKLKMTTIFVTHDQEEALTISDRIVVMNNGVMEQQGSPAEIYTAPATEFVAKFIGSYNVWRKEELRKDLLERMPSGELYAVRPESIRIMSAPKEEDIPFDGSWIRLGEGKVERSMILGNVMRYFIRVQAMQVIVDRLHDHDTRRFGEGANVELFMPAEDCRVLNALA, translated from the coding sequence ATGAGCTATATTCATATTGAAGCGGTGCGTAAGACGTATGAAGGGCAGATCGTACTGAAGGATATTGATTTTACGATTGAGGAGGGCGAGTTCCTCACGATGCTGGGTCCTTCCGGCTGCGGTAAAAGTACGCTGCTCCGCGCCATTGCGGGTCTGATCCCGATCGACTCGGGCGCGATCATGGTGGGCGGACGCAATATTACCCCGTTATCGCCAAAGGAGCGACAGGTCGGGATGGTATTCCAATCGTATGCGTTATTTCCGAATATGTCCGTCTTCGAGAACATTGCCTTTGGGCTCAAAATGGAGAAGATGACGAAGCGTGACTATACCCCTCTCGTGGAAGAGATGATTGAATTAATCGATTTGCGCGGCAAAGAAAATCAATACCCCGCGCAATTATCCGGCGGTCAGCAGCAGCGGGTTGCCCTCGCTCGCGCACTTGTGAAACGACCGAAGGTGCTGCTGCTGGATGAGCCGCTGAGCGCGCTCGATGCCAAGATCCGCAGGCATCTGAGGCACCAAATTCGCGATATCCAGCGCAAGCTGAAGATGACGACGATCTTCGTGACGCATGACCAAGAAGAGGCGCTGACCATCTCAGATCGCATCGTCGTTATGAATAACGGCGTGATGGAGCAGCAGGGCAGTCCAGCTGAGATCTATACGGCGCCGGCGACGGAGTTCGTCGCGAAGTTCATTGGCAGCTATAACGTATGGCGCAAGGAGGAGCTCAGGAAGGATCTGCTCGAGCGGATGCCATCCGGGGAGCTGTATGCAGTGCGTCCAGAATCGATTCGTATCATGTCTGCACCGAAGGAAGAAGACATTCCCTTCGACGGATCATGGATACGGCTTGGTGAAGGAAAGGTTGAACGAAGTATGATTCTTGGCAATGTGATGCGGTATTTTATTCGTGTGCAGGCCATGCAAGTGATTGTGGATCGACTGCATGATCATGACACGCGGCGATTTGGGGAAGGTGCGAATGTAGAGCTTTTCATGCCTGCGGAGGATTGCCGTGTGTTGAATGCGTTAGCATGA
- a CDS encoding ABC transporter permease yields the protein MRDSSKPAVRRKEAGPTIIIAVLLLYLFLPIVATFLFSIAKDWQSSILPTSYTLSWYGQIFSDPRFLFAVLRTLLVGVLTVTLGLAVMVPVIFVLAVYFPKWEKLLQISVLLPFAFPPVVAAIGLIKLYSGGPVPLTGTIWILIAVYFILIQPFIYQSVRSSLRTIHAKDLMEAAEVLGSGRMNAFLRIILPNIWSGTLVACLLSFSMVFGEFVMGRMLVGGEFETVQQYLYNAMKVSGPSASAVVVTYFLFIFLISGIVLKLGKRKPKGYLAHPKPGGEDQ from the coding sequence ATGAGAGACTCTTCGAAGCCGGCGGTTCGCAGGAAGGAAGCAGGACCTACGATCATCATTGCTGTACTTTTACTCTATCTATTTCTGCCGATCGTGGCGACGTTTCTCTTCTCTATTGCGAAGGATTGGCAATCTAGCATTTTGCCGACGAGTTATACGCTGTCGTGGTATGGGCAGATCTTCAGCGATCCGAGATTTCTGTTCGCTGTATTGCGAACGCTGCTCGTTGGCGTGCTGACCGTTACCTTAGGTCTTGCGGTAATGGTGCCGGTGATTTTCGTCCTTGCCGTGTATTTTCCGAAGTGGGAGAAACTGCTTCAGATTTCCGTGCTGCTGCCGTTTGCTTTTCCGCCCGTTGTGGCAGCGATTGGACTGATCAAGCTCTATTCCGGCGGTCCGGTCCCGTTAACCGGTACGATATGGATTCTGATCGCGGTCTATTTTATTCTCATTCAGCCGTTCATCTATCAGAGCGTGCGAAGCAGCCTGCGGACGATTCATGCGAAGGATTTGATGGAGGCGGCAGAAGTGCTAGGATCAGGGAGGATGAATGCGTTCCTGCGGATTATTCTTCCAAATATATGGTCGGGGACGCTCGTTGCCTGCCTCTTATCCTTCTCGATGGTATTCGGGGAGTTCGTCATGGGGCGGATGCTCGTCGGCGGCGAGTTCGAGACCGTTCAGCAATATTTGTATAACGCGATGAAGGTGTCCGGTCCTTCGGCGAGTGCGGTTGTCGTGACGTATTTCTTGTTTATTTTCTTGATCTCAGGCATCGTGCTCAAGCTGGGCAAGCGGAAGCCAAAAGGTTATCTCGCACATCCGAAACCGGGGGGAGAGGATCAATGA
- a CDS encoding ABC transporter permease encodes MARTGPIQNKIMLLVCLPLLIWIAAFELLPIAGMLVMSFQDDSGQGFSLGQYIRTFTSDIYLQAIWNSLKVALISSVVGIIIALVCGYAITRLSEGFRDRMLMVSNMITNFVGVPLAFAYMIMLGNNGAFTLLFQKLGLESLSKFDLYTENGLLLLYIYYQIPLAILLVYPIFHGIREEWKEASALLGASAWRFWRHIGIPMMLPSILGTFSILIANALGAYATAYALTGSNFNLLSIRIAALVSGDIFPNFQLGSALAVILAIIMLLAMFLNEWMTRYSRRRGL; translated from the coding sequence ATGGCTAGAACAGGTCCAATCCAAAATAAAATAATGCTGCTCGTCTGTCTTCCGTTATTGATTTGGATTGCCGCGTTCGAATTGCTGCCGATTGCCGGCATGCTCGTGATGAGTTTCCAAGATGATAGCGGCCAAGGGTTCTCCCTTGGCCAATACATAAGAACCTTCACGAGCGATATCTATTTGCAGGCGATATGGAATAGCTTGAAGGTGGCGCTCATCTCGAGCGTTGTCGGGATCATCATTGCTTTGGTGTGCGGGTATGCTATTACCCGACTCTCTGAAGGGTTTCGCGATCGGATGCTCATGGTATCCAACATGATAACGAACTTCGTCGGGGTGCCGCTTGCCTTCGCTTATATGATCATGCTTGGCAATAACGGGGCATTTACCCTGCTATTTCAGAAGCTGGGATTGGAATCACTCTCGAAGTTCGATCTCTATACTGAGAACGGGCTTCTCTTGCTATACATCTACTACCAAATCCCGCTCGCGATTCTGCTCGTCTATCCGATCTTCCACGGCATTCGCGAGGAGTGGAAGGAAGCGTCGGCGCTGCTCGGCGCATCCGCATGGCGGTTCTGGCGGCACATCGGGATCCCGATGATGCTTCCTAGCATTCTAGGGACATTCAGTATTCTGATTGCGAATGCGTTAGGCGCGTATGCGACGGCGTATGCCTTGACCGGCAGTAATTTCAATCTGCTGTCGATTCGAATCGCTGCTCTTGTATCGGGTGATATCTTCCCGAACTTTCAGCTCGGCAGTGCGCTGGCGGTTATTCTCGCGATCATCATGCTGCTCGCGATGTTCCTCAATGAGTGGATGACACGGTATTCGAGGAGGAGAGGCTTATGA